GTCGATGGCGCGGGCGAACTGGGCGTGTATCGCTATGTGGTCATGCCGATGCTTGCGCCGATTACCTTGAGTGCAATCATCATTCTGGGGCATATTTCTTTGAAGATATTCGACCTCGTCTTTGTGATGGGTGGCGGCGATAACTTGTTCATTGATATGCCCGGTATCAACATGTACTTTACGACCTTCCGCGGCCAGGAATTCGGCGTGGGTGCTGCGATTGCGACGATTATGCTCGTTATGGTGGCGACGGTGATTATCCCATACCTGGTTAGCAGCCTGCGCACTGAGGAGGTGAACTCATGACCGCTGTATCCACTTCGGCCCCTGTATCGCCATCGCATGCGGCTCGCAACCGCCGCCTGGTGACGCTCCTCATCTACATTGTGCTGATCCTCTTCGCGCTCTTTTATTTGCTGCCTGTATTCCTTGTGCTGATTACCAGTTTTAAGAGCACTGAAAACGTTAGCCTGTCGCGCATGTGGGAACTGCCATCGACGGTCTCGTTGCAGAGCTTTGAGGTGGCCTTTAACGAGCTGCGTTCTGGCCTTTTAAATAGTGTAGCCTTGGTGATTCCGGGTACGCTGTTCTCGTCTTTCCTGGGGTCAATCAATGGCTATGTGCTTTCTAAATGGCGCTTCCCTGGGGCGAATATTATCTTCCCGCTCATGCTTTTTGGGATGTTCATTCCCTATCAGTCGATCCTCATCCCACTGGCGGAATTCTTGCGTTCTGTTTGTGTGGTACCTGGTACGGGCGGCGCTGCCTGTGAAATGACGCTTTTTGGTAACTTATTGGGCCTTATCCTGACGCATGTAGTCTATGGCCTACCCATTACGACGCTGATTTTCCGTAATTACTATATGGAAGTCCCCGATGAAATGCTGGAAGCTGGCGCGATTGATGGGGCGGGCTTCTTTGGCCTGTATCGTCATATTGTTTTGCCCATTTCATTGCCGGGCTTTGTGGTCGTGATTATCTGGCAGTTTACGCAAATCTGGAACGAATTCCTTTTCAGCGTCACCATTGCTCAGAACAGCCCAACGGTAACGGTTGCTTTGCAGAACCTCTCCGGCAGCCAGATTGTGCAATGGAATGTGCAGATGGCGGCGGCCTTCCTGGCGGCGATTCCCACGCTGCTGGTTTATGTTTTACTGGGACGTTACTTCATTCGCGGGCTTCTCGCCGGGTCGATCAAAGGCTAGCAGTCGTTTTGCCCACGATCATAGGGGCATAAAAATGGGAATAAAAAACGGCCCTGCCAGTTGGCAAGGCCATTTTTTTATGTCTGTTTTTATGTCTGATTGCGTAGTGGCTAATCGCCACCTTCGACGATAATTACTTCTTCAGGAATCGGCAGGATGTCAGGCCATACGGAAGCGCCATGTTCGTAGACATCGATACCCACTTCGTCGGCTTTCGGATCGACACGCAGGCGGCCAATGGCCTTCAGACCGGCGTAGACGATCACGCTTGTGACTGTGACCCAGATGATGGTCGCGGCTGAGCCGATGAACTGGTTGACCAGAACATCCAGGCCACCACCAATCAGCAGGCTGGTGCTGCCGCCCATCAGTTCAGGCTGACCAACGATGCCAATCATCAGCGTACCGAAGATACCGCATGCGCCGTGTACAGCGAAGGCACCCACCGGGTCATCAATTTTGAGGGATTCGATCAGGTCAACAACCAGGATGACCAGGACGCCAGCAATCGCGCCGATGACAACAGATGCCCACGGTGCGACGAAAGCACAGCCAGCTGTGATCGCGACCAGGCCAGCCAGGGAGCCGTTCAGGGTGATGCCGAGGTCCCATTTGCCAGTGCGGGCGAACATGAAGAACATGGCAGCAATCGTACCTGCGCAGGCGGCCAGGGTTGTGTTCACTGTGACCAAGCCCGTCAGGCCAGGATCGCCCATGCCCAGGGTTGAACCAGGGTTAAAGCCATACCAGCCGAACCACAGAATCATGGTACCGAGTGTTGCCAGGCCCAGGTTGTGCGGTTTGGGCATCTCGCCGAAGACGCGCCCAGCGCGGGGGCCAAGCATAATGGCACCGACCAGAGCTAGCACACCACCGACTGTGTGAACAACGGTGCTGCCTGCGAAGTCGAAGAAGCCACGTTCTGCCAGCCAACCGCCGCCCCAGATCCAATGGACAACGACAGGGTAGATGATGGCCCCAGCGATGATGCTGTAGATTACATCGCCGATGAAATCGGTGCGTTCTGCCATACCACCTGTTGCGATGGTACTGGCTGTCGCGGCAAAGGCAAACTGGAAGAAGAAGAGTGTGAAGATACTGAGGCCATCGCCACCGTAGACGACGGAACCATCAACAAATGAAACGGCATCGCTGAGGAAGAAATTGCTGGTGCCGAACAAGCCACCGGAGGATGTACCGAATGCAATCCCGAAGCCAACGGCCCAGAAGGCCAGGCCGGTCAAGCCAGCATCCATAAAGTTTTCGAGCAAGGCATTAACAACGCCGGTGTGACGGATGAAGCCCGCTTCCAGCATTGCGAAACCACACTGCATGAAAAACACAAGGAAAGCCGTAATGAGCACCCAGGTGGTATCCAACGAAACCTGGAGCGCTGTCACGGTTTCAGCGGTGACTGCGTCGTCCTGCGCACTGATGGTGGGCGCAAGGATGGCCATGATGAGGGCAGCAACTGCAATTGTGAGCAGACGTGTCCATGTACGTGATCTACGCCTTTTCATAAGCCTACTTCCTTAGATAATGACTGCGAATCTTGCTGCAGAATGTGAATGTTGAGGTCAGTTTAACTCTCTCTAAGGAAGTATTCATGTCAACTTGTGATGAATTTTGAAGAATAGTTTTGGCGGAAGATAACAATGCATCAAAAGAAAGGGCATTTTTTGGTTATATTTACCTGTATTTTTTGTCTTTTGATGTAATTCTCCAAAGAAGCTGTATTCTTTTTTATGTACTTTGCTAAATAGGCCATTATGCCTATTTTCAGGAATCAGGCTATTAAACAAAGTTTTTTGTTAGAATTGCTCAATAAGTTTTACAGGACCACAGTACTAAGCCCAATAAAGGCTTCTCATAATGTAATAGAGTGTTATTTGTGTATAAGCACATGTTAAAATACTACAAAAGGACTTTGTTAAGCTTGTTTGCTGTTAAGTTAGATATGAAAAAAGCACATCATTGCGATGTGCTTTTTTGCTCGGTTACGATACTGAGTAAGGATGCTTAATCGCCCGTGTAACCCGGGCCTTTGACGAAGCGGCCTGGCTTTGCACCAGTATGCTCGCCCTCTGCAATGACTTGCACCCCATTGACGAAGACGTGCTCCATACCCGTTGCATATTGTGCCGGGTTCTCAAAAGTGGCCGGTGCCGTGACATTGGCCGGGTCGAACACGACGACATCAGCAAAGAAGCCTTCTTCCAGCTTGCCGCGCCTGGGTATACGCAGCACTTCCGCTGGTAAGGCCGCTAACCTGCGGATCGCTTCTTCAACAGGTACAAGGCCTTCTTGATAAGCGTAATAGCCTAAAAAGCGGGCGAAGGAGCCATAGGCACGGGGATGGGCATGTTCTTTTAAGAAGATGCCTTCTGGCGCTAGCGAGGGAGAATCTGAGCAGATGCTGACCCAGGGAATCTGGGCCTGACGCCGGATATTGGCTTCGTCAATCATGAAGTAAATCGCGCTGACGTTGCCTTTATCTTCAATGATGAGGTCCATAGCGGTATATTCTGGCTTGGTACCCCGTTCTTCAGCGACTTGTGCCAGCGTTTTCCCTACGTA
The Phototrophicus methaneseepsis DNA segment above includes these coding regions:
- a CDS encoding carbohydrate ABC transporter permease → MTAVSTSAPVSPSHAARNRRLVTLLIYIVLILFALFYLLPVFLVLITSFKSTENVSLSRMWELPSTVSLQSFEVAFNELRSGLLNSVALVIPGTLFSSFLGSINGYVLSKWRFPGANIIFPLMLFGMFIPYQSILIPLAEFLRSVCVVPGTGGAACEMTLFGNLLGLILTHVVYGLPITTLIFRNYYMEVPDEMLEAGAIDGAGFFGLYRHIVLPISLPGFVVVIIWQFTQIWNEFLFSVTIAQNSPTVTVALQNLSGSQIVQWNVQMAAAFLAAIPTLLVYVLLGRYFIRGLLAGSIKG
- a CDS encoding ammonium transporter, with amino-acid sequence MKRRRSRTWTRLLTIAVAALIMAILAPTISAQDDAVTAETVTALQVSLDTTWVLITAFLVFFMQCGFAMLEAGFIRHTGVVNALLENFMDAGLTGLAFWAVGFGIAFGTSSGGLFGTSNFFLSDAVSFVDGSVVYGGDGLSIFTLFFFQFAFAATASTIATGGMAERTDFIGDVIYSIIAGAIIYPVVVHWIWGGGWLAERGFFDFAGSTVVHTVGGVLALVGAIMLGPRAGRVFGEMPKPHNLGLATLGTMILWFGWYGFNPGSTLGMGDPGLTGLVTVNTTLAACAGTIAAMFFMFARTGKWDLGITLNGSLAGLVAITAGCAFVAPWASVVIGAIAGVLVILVVDLIESLKIDDPVGAFAVHGACGIFGTLMIGIVGQPELMGGSTSLLIGGGLDVLVNQFIGSAATIIWVTVTSVIVYAGLKAIGRLRVDPKADEVGIDVYEHGASVWPDILPIPEEVIIVEGGD